A stretch of Sulfurimonas xiamenensis DNA encodes these proteins:
- a CDS encoding cytochrome C oxidase subunit IV family protein has protein sequence MKKILEFVWIVLVILTIFAFVLGHLKFIPTYLVAILLISTFIKGQLVIDHFMGLKNVQLKYRLIPTIWLAVVISLIALLI, from the coding sequence ATGAAAAAAATTCTAGAATTTGTATGGATAGTTTTGGTTATTCTCACAATCTTTGCTTTTGTGCTTGGACATTTAAAATTTATACCGACTTATCTTGTCGCGATTTTACTTATAAGTACATTTATAAAAGGACAACTGGTTATTGACCACTTTATGGGTTTGAAAAATGTTCAACTAAAATATAGACTTATACCAACTATATGGCTGGCTGTTGTTATATCGCTGATTGCACTCTTAATCTAA
- the lysS gene encoding lysine--tRNA ligase, producing the protein MVFNNKFIQQRIEKAEFLRKQGINPYSNESRKNTSIEKFLNVNSDIVHKENKRDENREYTVSGRIKLFRIMGKASFIKIEDESSSLQIYVARDNLPEGFYNDIFKKLIEVGDIVEVTGYPFVTGQGELSLHADNLKLLTKAISPLPEKFHGITDKEVRYRKRYLDLIMNSDVRKTFKIRSKVISLTRRFFEEKGFLEVETPMMHPIAGGANAKPFVTHHNALGVDRYLRIAPELYLKRLIVGGFEAVFEINRNFRNEGMDATHNPEFTSIEFYWAYKTYKDLIEITKEYFTYLFDHLNLPTQLPYGDLEIDFSKFSEVPLIESLYTIGGVPKDIVNDKEKIVAFLKSKNIDVKENMSLGQLQGELFDEFVEAKLINPTFITEYPVAISPLARRSDENHEITERFELFIAGREIANAFSELNDPVDQLHRFEAQGAAKESGDDEAHEMDIDFVEALSYGMAPTAGQGIGIDRLVMLLTNEHSIRDVLLFPAMKPINLEEKNQNEEE; encoded by the coding sequence TTGGTTTTTAATAACAAATTTATACAACAAAGAATTGAAAAAGCAGAATTTCTTAGAAAACAGGGGATTAACCCATATTCTAATGAGTCTAGAAAAAACACATCTATTGAAAAATTTTTAAATGTAAATTCTGATATTGTTCACAAAGAAAATAAAAGAGATGAAAATAGAGAGTATACAGTTAGTGGACGCATAAAATTATTTAGAATTATGGGGAAAGCAAGTTTTATCAAAATTGAAGATGAAAGCAGTTCTCTTCAAATTTATGTAGCCAGAGACAATCTTCCCGAAGGCTTTTATAATGATATTTTTAAAAAACTTATAGAAGTCGGTGATATTGTAGAGGTTACAGGATATCCTTTCGTAACAGGTCAAGGAGAGCTTTCGCTTCATGCAGACAATCTAAAACTTTTAACAAAAGCCATCTCTCCTCTTCCTGAAAAATTTCACGGTATCACAGATAAAGAGGTGCGATACAGAAAAAGATATCTTGACCTTATTATGAATTCAGATGTTAGAAAAACATTTAAGATTCGTTCAAAAGTCATCTCTCTAACTAGACGCTTTTTTGAAGAAAAAGGTTTTTTAGAAGTTGAAACTCCGATGATGCATCCTATTGCAGGCGGAGCAAATGCAAAACCTTTTGTTACACATCACAATGCTCTTGGAGTAGACAGATATCTAAGAATTGCTCCTGAACTCTATTTAAAAAGGCTTATTGTCGGCGGATTTGAAGCTGTATTTGAAATTAATAGAAACTTTAGAAATGAGGGAATGGATGCAACACACAATCCTGAATTCACATCCATAGAGTTTTATTGGGCGTACAAAACATATAAAGATCTTATAGAAATCACAAAAGAGTATTTCACATATCTTTTTGATCATCTAAATCTTCCAACACAGCTTCCTTATGGAGATTTAGAAATTGATTTTAGCAAATTTAGTGAAGTTCCTCTTATTGAATCACTTTACACGATAGGAGGAGTTCCTAAAGATATAGTAAATGATAAAGAAAAAATAGTTGCATTTTTAAAGAGTAAAAATATTGATGTAAAAGAAAACATGAGTTTAGGTCAGCTTCAAGGAGAACTTTTTGACGAGTTTGTAGAAGCAAAACTTATCAACCCGACATTTATCACAGAGTATCCTGTTGCCATCTCTCCACTTGCAAGAAGAAGCGATGAAAACCATGAAATAACAGAACGGTTTGAGCTCTTTATTGCAGGACGGGAGATTGCAAATGCTTTTAGTGAATTAAACGACCCAGTAGACCAGCTTCATAGATTTGAAGCACAAGGTGCAGCAAAAGAGAGCGGAGATGATGAAGCACATGAGATGGATATCGACTTTGTTGAGGCACTAAGTTACGGAATGGCACCTACTGCCGGACAAGGAATAGGTATTGACAGACTTGTTATGCTTCTTACAAATGAACACTCCATTAGAGATGTTCTGTTGTTTCCTGCAATGAAACCAATAAATTTAGAAGAAAAAAATCAAAATGAAGAGGAATAA
- a CDS encoding serine hydroxymethyltransferase — protein MSFLKEYDKEIFDLCEKELERQTNHLEMIASENFTLPAVMETMGSVFTNKYAEGYPGKRYYGGCEYADGVEQLAIDRACKLFGCSYANVQPHSGSQANAAVYAALLNAGDKLLGMDLSHGGHLTHGSKPSFSGKNYHSFTYGVELDGRMNYDKIMEIAKTVQPKIIVCGASAYAREIDFAKFREIADAVGAILFADIAHVAGLVAAGEHPSPFPHAHVVTTTTHKTLAGPRGGMIMTNDEEIAKKVNSAIFPGIQGGPLVHVIAAKAVGFKYNLSPEWKEYAAQVKANAKILGEVLIKRGYELVSGGTDNHLVLLSFINRDFSGKDADIALGNAGITVNKNTVPGETRSPFVTSGIRIGSPALTSRGMKEKEFEFIANKIADVLDDINNTELQENIKKELKTLAQNFVVYNQPTY, from the coding sequence ATGAGTTTTTTAAAAGAGTATGATAAAGAGATATTTGATCTATGTGAAAAAGAGCTAGAGAGACAAACAAATCATTTAGAGATGATTGCATCTGAAAACTTTACACTTCCTGCCGTTATGGAAACTATGGGAAGCGTATTTACAAATAAATATGCAGAGGGTTATCCGGGTAAGCGTTACTATGGCGGTTGTGAATATGCAGATGGCGTTGAGCAGTTAGCAATTGACAGAGCATGCAAACTCTTTGGATGTAGCTATGCAAATGTTCAACCGCACTCCGGAAGCCAGGCAAATGCAGCCGTTTATGCAGCACTTTTAAATGCGGGTGATAAACTTCTAGGTATGGATTTAAGCCATGGCGGACATTTAACACACGGAAGCAAACCAAGTTTTTCGGGTAAAAACTACCACTCTTTTACATATGGCGTAGAGCTTGACGGCCGTATGAATTATGATAAAATTATGGAAATAGCAAAAACAGTACAGCCAAAAATCATTGTTTGCGGCGCATCTGCTTATGCAAGAGAGATAGATTTTGCAAAATTTCGTGAAATTGCTGATGCTGTTGGAGCTATTTTATTTGCAGATATTGCCCATGTTGCAGGTCTTGTTGCAGCGGGTGAACACCCTAGCCCGTTCCCTCATGCACATGTTGTAACAACTACTACACATAAAACTCTTGCCGGACCAAGAGGCGGTATGATTATGACAAATGATGAAGAAATAGCTAAAAAAGTTAACTCTGCAATCTTTCCGGGTATTCAAGGCGGACCGCTTGTACATGTAATCGCTGCTAAAGCGGTTGGATTTAAATATAACCTCTCTCCAGAGTGGAAAGAGTATGCTGCGCAGGTCAAAGCAAACGCAAAAATTTTAGGTGAAGTTCTTATAAAAAGAGGATATGAGCTTGTAAGCGGTGGAACTGATAATCATCTTGTACTGCTCTCTTTTATAAATCGTGATTTCTCTGGTAAAGATGCTGATATCGCTCTTGGAAATGCGGGTATTACAGTAAACAAAAATACTGTTCCGGGTGAGACAAGAAGCCCTTTTGTAACTTCAGGTATCCGCATAGGTTCACCTGCTCTAACTTCAAGAGGAATGAAAGAGAAAGAGTTTGAATTTATTGCAAATAAAATCGCAGATGTTCTTGATGATATTAACAATACTGAGCTTCAAGAAAATATTAAAAAAGAGTTAAAAACATTAGCTCAAAATTTTGTAGTTTATAATCAACCGACTTACTAG
- a CDS encoding Fur family transcriptional regulator encodes MSEITTDFNDKTVAYKQLLSDFKALLKKNNLKFTIQREVILETLYNSDEHLTPESLHNLIQEKFPNLKTGIATVYRTLSLLEESDMVTSLSFGAQGKKYELGAKHHHDHFICKMCGSIIEFVDEKIEERQRKIADELGFDMQDHSMQIYGICKECQKKIKEK; translated from the coding sequence ATGTCTGAAATAACAACCGATTTTAACGATAAAACAGTTGCGTACAAACAGTTACTTAGTGATTTTAAAGCGTTGCTTAAAAAAAATAATCTAAAATTTACAATTCAAAGAGAAGTAATTCTTGAAACTCTATACAACTCTGATGAACATCTTACACCAGAATCACTTCATAATCTAATACAGGAAAAATTTCCAAATTTAAAAACAGGAATTGCTACTGTATATAGAACATTATCACTTCTAGAAGAGTCAGACATGGTTACATCTCTCTCTTTTGGCGCACAAGGAAAAAAATATGAACTTGGCGCTAAACATCATCATGATCACTTTATCTGCAAAATGTGTGGGAGCATTATTGAGTTTGTAGATGAAAAAATAGAAGAGAGACAGCGCAAAATAGCTGATGAACTTGGTTTCGATATGCAGGACCATTCTATGCAAATTTATGGAATCTGCAAAGAGTGCCAAAAAAAAATAAAGGAAAAATGA
- a CDS encoding CvpA family protein gives MEFSYFDIIVSIVVLFLGLKGIINGFFKELFGLLGIIGGIFVASRVGDKAGQLISDSIFKFENSAAINFTGFLVTLFLFWLFMIGVGLIFKKLSSLSGLGIFDKILGFLFSVSKFFLIAAVIAYAAYNIKAIKTNLDSIMQKSVIFPILIKTGSVIMKIDPVKISKDINKTIDKGTDIMQNSIDETLQNSTLEILEDTKKKLDKNEEQNLSEEENK, from the coding sequence ATGGAATTTAGTTATTTTGATATTATCGTTTCAATTGTTGTTCTTTTCTTAGGACTTAAAGGAATCATAAACGGATTTTTTAAAGAGTTATTCGGTCTTTTAGGCATTATAGGAGGTATATTTGTAGCTTCTCGTGTTGGAGATAAAGCAGGCCAGCTTATAAGTGATTCTATTTTTAAATTTGAAAACAGCGCAGCTATTAATTTTACAGGTTTTTTAGTTACGCTTTTTCTATTCTGGCTCTTTATGATTGGAGTAGGATTAATATTTAAAAAATTAAGTTCACTGAGCGGACTTGGAATTTTTGATAAAATTTTAGGTTTTTTATTTAGTGTAAGTAAATTTTTTCTTATTGCCGCAGTCATAGCTTATGCTGCTTATAACATTAAAGCTATAAAAACAAATCTTGACTCTATTATGCAAAAGAGTGTGATTTTTCCGATATTAATCAAAACGGGCAGCGTTATTATGAAAATAGATCCTGTGAAAATTTCTAAAGATATAAATAAAACCATAGATAAGGGTACAGATATAATGCAAAACAGTATTGATGAAACTCTACAAAATTCTACATTGGAAATTTTAGAAGATACAAAGAAAAAATTAGATAAAAATGAAGAACAAAATTTATCTGAAGAAGAGAATAAATAA
- a CDS encoding class II 3-deoxy-7-phosphoheptulonate synthase: MSIWTPSSWRQKSIMQQPTYPNMDELSDVLAELKNYPPLVFAGEARSLKSQLANVVEGNAFLLQGGDCAESFSEFHADGIRDTFKAVLQMAVVMTYAGGLPVVKVGRLGGQFAKPRSSDTETINGVTLDSYRGDIINGVDFTPEARTPDPQRMIKAYNQSAATLNLVRAFASGGMADLHKVHQWNLDFAHQSEINKKYEDLAEEISKSLKFMEACGITSKTQRTLRETDFYTSHEALLLPYEEAFTRKDSITGDWYDTSAHMLWIGDRTRQLDGAHIEYMRGIHNPIGVKAGPTMNPEDLVRLCDILNPNNEAGRLNVIVRMGADKVAEGMPKLIRAVEREGKKVLWSCDPMHGNTIKSSNNFKTRPVDAILREMKQFFQVHKAEGTFAGGVHLEMTGKNVTECIGGSFIVTEEDLSSRYHTHCDPRLNANQALELAFLIADTLKEAQK; the protein is encoded by the coding sequence ATGAGTATTTGGACCCCTTCTAGCTGGAGACAAAAGTCTATTATGCAACAGCCGACTTATCCAAACATGGATGAATTAAGCGATGTTTTAGCTGAATTAAAAAATTATCCGCCGCTTGTTTTTGCAGGTGAAGCACGCTCGCTTAAAAGTCAATTGGCTAATGTTGTTGAGGGGAATGCTTTTTTACTTCAAGGCGGTGATTGTGCTGAGAGTTTTAGCGAATTTCATGCAGACGGTATTCGTGATACATTTAAAGCAGTTTTGCAAATGGCAGTGGTTATGACTTATGCAGGGGGTCTTCCTGTAGTTAAGGTTGGACGCTTAGGTGGTCAGTTCGCAAAACCACGCTCTAGCGATACTGAAACTATCAATGGTGTAACGCTGGACTCTTATCGCGGTGATATTATAAATGGCGTTGATTTTACACCAGAAGCACGAACTCCAGATCCTCAAAGAATGATTAAAGCTTATAATCAATCAGCGGCAACGCTCAATTTAGTTCGCGCATTTGCTTCAGGCGGTATGGCTGATTTGCATAAAGTGCATCAATGGAATTTGGATTTTGCTCATCAAAGTGAAATAAATAAAAAATATGAAGATTTAGCTGAAGAGATTAGTAAATCTTTAAAGTTTATGGAAGCATGCGGAATTACATCTAAAACGCAGAGAACTTTGCGTGAAACTGATTTTTACACCTCTCATGAAGCACTTTTATTACCGTATGAAGAGGCATTTACAAGAAAAGATTCTATTACGGGAGATTGGTATGATACTTCCGCTCATATGTTGTGGATAGGCGATAGAACCCGTCAACTTGATGGTGCACATATAGAGTATATGAGAGGAATTCATAATCCTATAGGTGTGAAAGCGGGACCGACAATGAACCCTGAAGATTTGGTAAGACTTTGCGATATTTTAAACCCAAATAATGAGGCAGGACGCTTAAATGTTATTGTAAGAATGGGAGCGGATAAAGTTGCTGAGGGCATGCCAAAACTTATCCGTGCTGTTGAGAGAGAAGGTAAAAAAGTTCTCTGGAGTTGTGATCCGATGCATGGAAATACAATCAAATCATCAAATAACTTTAAAACGCGTCCTGTTGATGCTATTCTTAGAGAGATGAAACAGTTCTTTCAAGTTCATAAAGCTGAGGGTACATTTGCCGGTGGTGTTCATTTGGAAATGACGGGCAAAAATGTAACTGAGTGTATAGGCGGCTCATTTATTGTAACTGAAGAGGATTTATCTTCTCGTTATCACACGCACTGCGACCCTCGTTTAAATGCAAATCAAGCTTTAGAGTTGGCTTTTTTAATTGCCGATACTCTTAAAGAAGCTCAAAAATAG
- a CDS encoding shikimate dehydrogenase, translating into MKLFAVFGDPVAHSRSPLMHNSVFKHLNYNACYTRVHLNDGSKLKETFFSLGLSGANITVPHKEAAYEACDEVRGFAEKIGVVNTLINENGRLIGYNTDADGFLFAIKEFKNIKNILVLGAGGTAKALTSRFIQENIKVTVLNRSNSRLQYFKELNCSCYSWSDFKISKYDLVVNTTSAGLKDEELPAPKEMIEKILNSTFYAADAIYGKMTPFLKLAKNKNITYKDGADMLLGQGLLANELFVNYELKTEDIKKFMSKSFEL; encoded by the coding sequence ATGAAACTCTTTGCCGTCTTTGGCGACCCTGTTGCGCACTCCCGCTCTCCGCTTATGCACAATAGCGTATTTAAACATCTAAACTACAATGCATGTTACACTAGAGTCCATCTAAATGATGGCTCAAAACTAAAAGAGACTTTTTTCTCTCTAGGTCTTAGCGGAGCAAATATTACCGTTCCACATAAAGAGGCGGCGTATGAGGCTTGCGATGAAGTAAGAGGCTTTGCCGAAAAAATAGGTGTTGTAAATACCCTTATCAATGAAAATGGCAGATTAATCGGATACAATACCGATGCAGACGGTTTTTTATTTGCTATAAAAGAGTTTAAAAATATTAAAAATATTTTAGTTCTTGGAGCAGGCGGAACGGCAAAAGCATTAACTTCCAGATTTATACAAGAGAATATAAAAGTAACTGTTTTAAACAGAAGCAATTCAAGACTACAATACTTTAAAGAGTTAAATTGCAGCTGTTATTCATGGAGTGACTTTAAAATAAGTAAATATGATTTAGTTGTAAACACTACAAGTGCCGGGCTTAAAGATGAAGAACTACCTGCTCCAAAAGAGATGATCGAAAAAATACTAAACAGTACATTTTACGCAGCAGACGCAATCTATGGAAAGATGACACCTTTTTTAAAACTGGCAAAAAACAAAAATATAACTTACAAAGACGGTGCAGATATGCTTTTAGGTCAAGGTCTTTTGGCAAATGAACTCTTTGTTAATTATGAACTAAAAACAGAAGATATAAAAAAATTTATGTCAAAGAGTTTTGAACTTTAA
- a CDS encoding anthranilate synthase component I family protein, translated as MIYSKQFIQDQLAPIAVYAKLKSIFKNEISYLLESAGQSSGNYSFVCIGARERIQYIDNQTIYTDANGIKHIKDESPFIFLKNYYKNIDTSIYKEATTKLKVGYVDGFIGYIGYDMVKVFEPKLHSVMDNLKDEINAPDLDLILPKIILVYSHKDHQLTLISTLKEMSDKFEMIENELKGTYTYIHMKKNSGNDKGTFAFSKEQFFKMVDNSKKMIKSGDVFQILITNRFTRKIKVDPFSFYRILRTKNPSPYMFLMEYEDFNIVGSSPEVMVRLQNGKILLRPIAGTRKRGNTKERDKELEEELLADPKELSEHLMLIDLGRNDVSRVAKTGSVKVEDMMHIERFSHVMHIVSDVTGELDENKDMFDLFMATFTAGTMTGAPKIRAMELIAEFEGLKRGFYSGSVGYFGFDGNMDNAITIRTAMVKKDKVILQAGAGVVADSINELEYLEVKNKLGALVASLEDLD; from the coding sequence TTGATTTATTCTAAACAATTTATACAGGATCAACTAGCTCCTATTGCAGTATATGCAAAGCTAAAATCAATCTTTAAAAATGAAATCTCATATCTTTTAGAGAGCGCAGGACAAAGCAGTGGAAATTATAGCTTTGTCTGCATCGGCGCAAGAGAGAGAATTCAATATATAGATAATCAGACAATATATACAGATGCAAACGGCATTAAGCATATAAAAGATGAATCTCCTTTTATATTTTTAAAAAATTATTACAAAAATATAGACACATCAATATACAAAGAAGCAACAACTAAACTAAAAGTTGGGTATGTAGATGGTTTTATAGGTTATATCGGCTATGACATGGTGAAAGTATTTGAACCAAAACTTCATTCTGTTATGGATAACTTAAAAGATGAAATCAATGCCCCCGATTTAGATTTGATACTTCCAAAAATAATCTTGGTTTACTCTCACAAAGATCACCAATTAACTCTTATTAGCACATTAAAAGAGATGAGTGATAAGTTTGAAATGATTGAAAACGAGCTAAAAGGCACATATACATATATTCATATGAAAAAAAACAGCGGGAATGACAAAGGCACTTTTGCATTCTCAAAAGAGCAGTTTTTTAAAATGGTTGATAACTCAAAAAAGATGATAAAAAGTGGAGATGTTTTCCAAATTCTAATAACAAACCGTTTTACTAGAAAGATAAAAGTTGATCCTTTTAGTTTTTACAGAATATTAAGAACCAAAAATCCATCTCCCTATATGTTTTTAATGGAGTATGAAGATTTTAATATTGTTGGGAGTTCTCCTGAAGTCATGGTAAGACTTCAAAATGGAAAAATTCTGCTTCGCCCAATTGCAGGAACTCGTAAAAGAGGCAATACAAAAGAGAGAGATAAGGAGCTTGAAGAAGAACTTTTAGCTGATCCAAAAGAGCTCTCTGAACATCTTATGCTTATAGATTTAGGCAGAAATGATGTGAGCAGAGTTGCAAAAACCGGAAGTGTTAAAGTTGAAGATATGATGCATATAGAGCGTTTTTCACATGTTATGCATATAGTTTCTGATGTCACTGGTGAGCTTGATGAAAACAAAGATATGTTTGATCTGTTTATGGCAACTTTTACGGCAGGAACTATGACAGGTGCACCAAAGATAAGAGCAATGGAGCTTATTGCTGAATTTGAAGGATTAAAAAGAGGCTTTTACAGTGGAAGTGTTGGTTATTTTGGATTTGACGGCAATATGGATAACGCCATAACTATCAGAACTGCTATGGTTAAAAAAGACAAAGTGATTCTTCAGGCCGGAGCCGGTGTTGTTGCTGATAGCATAAATGAGCTGGAGTATCTCGAAGTTAAAAATAAACTTGGTGCTCTTGTCGCTTCACTGGAAGATTTGGACTAA
- a CDS encoding SPOR domain-containing protein: protein MDEKNELNDIILNKGNSSTGNKKILLAVAALGIILIVVVMLMNTLTSSGTDNLPQAALPPETQEQTSTQVDDSFFEKVDVVKEDKEDEESVSLDAIAQKLKEENIIEETQAATQESVKANTDETKKVQTKEEVVESVAIQPQAESTNLSNAYYIQVGSFAKYEPNKKFLDSILKLGYKYKFHKVTIDSRTFNKVLVGPFNSEAEAREALAPIKKSIEAGAFLIKI, encoded by the coding sequence ATGGATGAAAAAAATGAGTTAAATGATATTATCTTAAACAAAGGTAACTCATCTACAGGAAATAAAAAAATTTTATTAGCTGTTGCTGCGTTAGGTATTATTTTAATTGTTGTTGTAATGCTGATGAATACTCTTACATCAAGCGGCACTGACAATCTACCTCAAGCAGCTCTTCCTCCTGAGACGCAGGAGCAAACTTCAACACAAGTTGATGACTCCTTTTTTGAAAAAGTTGATGTTGTAAAAGAGGATAAAGAAGATGAAGAGAGTGTTTCTTTAGATGCAATTGCACAAAAACTCAAAGAAGAAAATATAATAGAAGAGACTCAAGCAGCGACACAAGAGAGTGTTAAAGCAAACACAGATGAAACAAAAAAAGTACAAACAAAAGAAGAAGTAGTTGAAAGTGTAGCTATACAGCCTCAGGCAGAGAGTACAAATTTATCAAATGCTTACTATATTCAAGTTGGCTCTTTTGCAAAATACGAACCTAATAAAAAATTTTTAGATTCAATTTTAAAATTGGGATACAAATATAAATTTCACAAAGTAACTATTGATTCTAGAACATTTAACAAAGTTTTAGTAGGTCCATTTAACAGTGAAGCAGAAGCAAGAGAAGCTCTGGCTCCTATTAAAAAATCTATTGAAGCAGGTGCTTTTTTAATTAAAATATAA